The Ochotona princeps isolate mOchPri1 chromosome 17, mOchPri1.hap1, whole genome shotgun sequence genome segment GACGGCTTCCTCTCCAGGACGCTTCCTCGACGCTCAGCTCGGCCGAGCCCTCGGCCCCGCCGACACTCCACCCCGGGCTGGCCCCCTAGCGCCGCCTCATGCTGCCGCTGCCCCGCCCGCctgccctctccccgcctccggcCGCGTGCTCTCCCCGCCCGCTCTCAGCGTCAGCCGCGTTCTTCATCCGGGGCCTCCCAGCTGCCGTCGCGCCCCTCGAGCCCAGTCTTCCCTTTACCTCACGGGCCCGGCCCTCACTCCCATCCCTACTTCCGCGCCGCGGCCCGCTGCCAGTCCGACCCGCGGCTTCAGCCCCGCCCTTGGCCGCGGCCGCGAGGCTGGGGTCCCGCCCCGTGCTTAGCCCCGCCCCTGGCCGCGAGGCTGGGGTCCCGCCCCGTGCTTGGCCCCGCCCCCAGCGTTCTGGGCCCGCGCGctcgccgcccccgccgcccctcGGGCCACGCCGACCGTGAGGATGAGGATGGGGGCCATGGGCCCGTGACGGAGTCCGCTCCGCCGCCGCGGAGGTCCATGGCTGAACACCTCAGTGAGGACGGGGTGTCGGTTCACATCCATGCTATGACAGCTGTTGCCCGCGAAGCTTCTCGCACCCAGGCCAGCATGCCTGGAGACAGCAGTGCCAGTTAGAGCTCGTTGGTATTTCCGTAGGCTTGTCTCTGTGCAGACAGCACCTTAGCTGCGTTCATGGTGGCTCCAAGTCATAACACACCCGCTCATCTAACCACAGCAGACACTCTGCACATGCCCCAAAAAGCcctacccccccacacactcagACCCACACACGTTCACCCAGACCGAAGACAACGTGCACTAAGGAACTTTCACACATCACACACCACAAACTCCTTGCACTCAAACGGCTCCCTGCACCCCCAGCCACACCAGCGCTCCACACAcaggcctcccagggcacacagagTTAACAGGATTTATGCAAGACAAGAGTGAAGGTACCTAGCTATTACAGAATGGAGAAAAAGTTACAGCCACATCTTTGGCATTCCACACACCACACCTCTCCATTTCTCTTGGCACCAGTTTCCAAAGCCAGGATACGCCTCAAAGAACAGAGCAAAGACCCCGTGGAAGCCTTGTTTATCCTTGGCGCTCCTTCCTGCTGCCACAGCCATCATGGTCACCTGATCGCTCTTCTCTGGCTCCGCTCCCGAGAGGCAGGGGGCACTGCCAGACCTCTCCCAGCACCAGGTATGGGAAGGCGAGGGAGGTTTGATGGTGGACAGTGTTGGGAGTGACCACCAAACCAAGCACACACTGGACAGGTCCCTGCTAGTCGTAGCCATCCACAGATTCCTCAGATGACAGAAAACCACAGCATGGGCCCagtaccatggcctagtggctacagtcctcaccttgaacgccccgggatcccatatgggcgccggttctaatcccggcagctccacttcccatccagctccctgcttgtggcctgggaaagcagtcgaggacagcccacagttttgggaccctacacccgtgtgggagacctggaagaggctcctggctcctggcttcggattggcacagcaccagccaatgtgctcacttggggagtgaatcatcggacggaagttcttcctctctgtctgccctcctttctgtatatctgactttgtaataaaaataaataaatcttaaaaaaaaaaaaaagaagaaagaaaaccacaaCAGCCCCTTTATCTGCAGTATGTCCAGCCAATCTGGGAGTCTGGGTCATGCGTTAACCAAGAACCAAGGTCTTAGTCACACTTCCCCATGGGGAGAGTTTACAGTTAAACACAAACACTCCTAACTCCCAGCATGGCCGCTGCCTGAGGGCCAGCTCTCTGTCTTCCCTGGGCCACGTGGTGAATCCCAAAGCATCCAACATGGTGTTCCCCCTCAGAGCTATATTTATGTAAAGAAAAGGCaagagtgtttttaaaaaatcatctagggcccagcacagtagcctagtggctaaagtcctcaccttgcatgcaccgggatcccatatgggtgctggttctaatcccggaagctccacttcccatccagctcccagcttgtggcctgggaaagcagtcaaggacggcccaaagccttgggatcctacgtgggagacctggaggaggctccagcctcctgattttggattggctcagctccggccattgcagccacttggggagtgaatcagtgggtggaagatcttcctttctcctcctccctgtatatctgactttgtaataaaaataaaatctttttttaaaaattgtgtaataGTGGAAAGTAGGTACCAGCATTACATAGAAAGACACATTTAGGAAAAGGGACCAGAGGAAAGGATTCCTGCAGCCTGCTAAGCCCCTCTGAACGGAGGACCTGGTGCAACTGTCCAGATATGCCATCTGAGCTCCCAGCCAGCCTGAGCCCCACTCAAAGGCAGGGAGGAGGCCCAGGAATGGCTTCCCCAGCGGCCAGCAGCCATGCCTACTCCACATCCCTCATTCTTGAGAAAGGACTCCAGTCCCCAAAGTGCTAGTAACTCAGAGGTTTTAATGCGTAAGGCACAGTGTGGGGCTGGGCTTGCAATGCATGCAGGGACACGGCCCTGCACGGGTGCATATACACGCAGTCCCTGGAGATCCAGGAGGGCATCCAGTCTTTGGCATGGTGCCTGGAAGCATTAATCATTAGCATGGTCCCAGCAAACCCTCTGGGGGTACTGCCCCCAGGGGCAGCTCTGTGGTCTAGAAAACCAGCACAGGCACCCTGAGGGAGTCAGGGTGCCACGATGCCCTGGGGTGGGCAGTCTCTAAAACAATGCCCTCACTCCTCAGGGGCAGCACGCAAGCTTCTTCTTGCTGGCAGTCAGATAGAGGTTGCTGTCGTCACTGTTGAGGCctgaggaaggagggaaagacgTGCAGCAGGAATCCCAGGGccccctggctccctgctgccctcaACCAGATGGGCACTCACGCACAACATCCCCAATGCGCCGGGCTCCAGATTTTTCCAGCTCAGCCAGTACATTGGCTTCAAAGGTCAGGGCAGCCACCCGAAAGAAGAACTCTCGAACGTTCTCACCTGACATGGGAAGCAGATGGGTCCTGAGCGGCTGTGCTGGGGCTGAGGACATTGTACATGGCTAGAGATGAGGGAGTAAGAGGAGAGGCTGGCAGCAGGGCACGGCAGGGGCCTGAGGTCCCCAACTCACCAGTGAGAGAGGAGACCGCCCAGTACTCGGCCTTCATCTCCTGGGCCACCTTGAGCGCATCCTTCTCCATGAGCGCGTACTGAGCGGGAGTCTGTGGAAAGGTCAGTCAGatggggaagggaaaggaggtcccctcaccaggctgggcaggtccccCTGCTAGCACACTCACACTCAAGTCCTTCTTGGAACCCACAAGGAAGAGCAGCACCCTGGCGGGGTCGTTCTCCTTGAGGGCATCAGCCAGCCACTGCCTGCCGGACACAGGGATGCTGaggagctggggttggggcagCCCCATCGGGACCCCGGGCACCCACCACATGCCCACTCATGCCCTCTCAGGTCCCAGCTCCATTCTTGtcctccctgcccaccctcctTCTCAGAACCTCCCAGCACGTTCCAGCATCCTCACATACTTGGTGTGTTCCAGGGAAGCCACATCATTCAGATTGAAAACAATAATGATggctggaggagaagcagaaaggtgGTCAAGGATAACACTGCTGTCCCCAGTCCCCGATCCCCACAGTGGCAGAGTAGAGGCCAAAGGCACGAGTGGGCCCACCTACACCATCTCCCCCTCCTTACCCTGAGCTCCTCGGTAGTAGGTGGATGCAATACATTTGAACCTCTCCTGTCCGGCAGTATCCCACCTGGGAGGAAGGAAGCACAGGTGTGAGGGCCaaggaggtggggggcagggacgtGGGTGCTGGGGTGGAGGGGCACGCACAGCTGCAGGCTGAAGGGAACGCCCAAAACCTCAAATCGCTCCATCTCGAAGTCAACTCCGATGGTGGCCTTGTAGTTCTTATCAAAGGTGTCTTTGCAGAACCTGCGAGAGCACCGGATGCCCTGGCTTGGGCCTCACCCTGGCCAGTCTAGCACCCTCCTG includes the following:
- the RAB34 gene encoding ras-related protein Rab-34; this encodes MNILAPVRRDRVLAELPQCLKKEAALHVHKDFNVRVTCACQEHRTGTVGFKISKVIVVGDLSVGKTCLINRFCKDTFDKNYKATIGVDFEMERFEVLGVPFSLQLWDTAGQERFKCIASTYYRGAQAIIIVFNLNDVASLEHTKQWLADALKENDPARVLLFLVGSKKDLSTPAQYALMEKDALKVAQEMKAEYWAVSSLTGENVREFFFRVAALTFEANVLAELEKSGARRIGDVVRLNSDDSNLYLTASKKKLACCP